The Undibacterium cyanobacteriorum genomic sequence GTGGTATTCGAAAACTCCAAGGTGACGTAGCCTTCCCATTCGGGTTCAAACGGCGTCACATTCACGATAATGCCGCAACGTGCGTAAGTCGACTTACCCAAACAAATCGTCAATACACTACGTGGAATACGGAAATATTCGACGGTACGTGCAAGGGCGAACGAATTAGGAGGAATAATACACACGTCGCCTTTGAAATCGACGAATGATTTTTCATCGAAATTCTTCGGATCCACGATGGTGCTGTTGATATTGGTGAAAATTTTGAACTCATCAGCACATCGAATATCGTATCCGTACGATGAAGTCCCATAACTAACGATTTTCTGACCATTCGCCTGACGTATTTGACCCGGCTCATACGGTTCAATCATGCCATGCTCTTCGGCCATCCGCCGTATCCATTTATCCGACTTAATACTCATTTCTTATCCTAGTTGGAAAGTCTTTCATAGCGTGAAATTTTACGCGAAAACATTGAAAGTATGCGAAGTTTTAGAGCATTAGAGCACGTAAAAGCGCACGAAAACAGGGCGAATCGGGGCAAAACGACTCATTTGGCGACTTAGCTCGAACCATTACTCCCCTTCTCTTGCTCTTTTACGAATCCGACTTCGATTTCCTTTGGAATCTTTACCCCGTTCTTGACGGCGATAATTTCCGCCATGATAGAGACCGCAATTTCAGGAGGCGTTTTACTGCCAATGTAAATCCCCACTGGCCCCTTCAAACGAGAAATTTGTTCTTCATTCAGATCAAACAATGCAAGCCGTTCACGCCGTTTTGCATTATTGATGCGCGAACCGATCGCTCCAACAAAAAACGCTTCTGACTTGAGTGCCTCCATTATGGCCAAATCATCTAGCTTAGGATCATGGGTCAATGCCACCACCGCACTACGTTGATCTAACTGCATCGACATCACGATGTCATCCGGCATTTCTCGGGACAATCTCACCCCATCAAGGGGCCAAGTTTCGTGATACTCCTCACGCGGGTCGCACACCGTCACTTCGAAATCCAATCCGACAGCGATACTCGCTAAAAAGCGCGACATCTGGCCTGCGCCAATCACCAACAAACGCCAACGTGGGCCATGTGCCGTGTTGAGATGCGTATCCGATAAGCTCAGGCCACGATCTCGGGCAACCTGTATCAGACTCACAGCGCCATTCGCCAACTCCAAACTTCGCTGCACTAGACGATGTTCACGCAACATGAAGAGCAGGTCTGCGATACGACTGCGTTCACTCAGCGGTTCGATCAACAACTGGATCGTTCCGCCGCAAGGCAAGCCAAAGCGATGTGCCTGATCAGCGCTCACGCCATAGGTCAGGAGTTCCGGCACTTGACGTCGAAACCCATGCTCTTGGACTTGTGCGATCAAATCATCCTCGATGCATCCACCAGAGATCGAACCGACCACCAAGCCACCCTCACCGAGCGCCAACATTGAACCTTCTGGACGCGGACTTGAACCCCAAGTTTTTACCACGGTAACGAGCTCACATCGTTTTCCTTGTTCCAGCCAAGTGGCACAGGTACGCAAAACCTCTAAATCGACCGATTCCATCATTCCTCTATTTGCGTGAAACGTTGGACTTGCCGACCATCGATATTCAACATCTCAAAAAAAACTGCGCGCGGTCTGGTCCACATACTGCCATCGTGCGAACGGTATACGATGACAGGGCTCAAATCAGACTCTTGCGTCGCCTCACCAACGAGTTCATAAATGCCACCTTTGTAATGGCGAAAACGGATTGGTTTCGGCGCGGGCACATTGACCGGCTCGTGTTTTGAATGATCGTGATGATTCATGAATTGCTTTCCTTGTTCTTTCGGTTCTGCGATTTGAACTTTATTTTTTCCGGTATTTGAATTGTGAAGAGTAGCCGCTGCGACTACAGACTCAGTACACCAAGACGCAATATAAGTGGGGACCTTCGTTGCCTTCAAGCGTGTGACCTGCACTAAAAGTTCTGGATCGATCGCATCGATCTGCGCATTTTGAAGAGAATGACTTCGTATCAAATGCTGCCCCAAATTGAGCATTAAATGCGCCGTCACTTCCGCATCCGCCTCTGCTCGATGGGCACGTCCAGAAAACTTAATCCCTAGCCGTAAAGCGAGCGGCCCAAGTGAGTAGCTTTCAAAACCGGGACGCAAGCGCCGCGCTAATTTCACAGAACAAATCGTTCCACGGTGACGCGGTAACTGCTGACACAATTGGGCTTCAGCGAATAAAAACTTCTCATCAAAACTCGCGTTATGGGCCACCAAATAATCCTCGCCAATAAACTCAATCAACTTTGGAATCACCTCATCCACACTGGGAGCTTGATCTACCATCGCTTGTGTAATTCCCGTCAACTGAGTGATAAAACTCGGAATAGTGACGTCAGCGTTGACCAAGGACACAAAACGCTCGGTGAGTTGATCGCCCTCGATGCGTATCGCAGCGACTTCCGTGACCCGCCCACCATGTTCTGGACTCATGCCTGAGGTTTCAAAATCAAGTACGACTAATGGTTTTCGAAACATGTTGTCCCGCTATAAAAATTCTGATTGCTGACGAATAGGAATTACTCAGCATTGTAAAGCCTATCGCAGAGTCCAGTTAGCTTCTCCTCCCATGCCGTTTAGAGAAAATACAGATTTCACCACATCGAGTAAAATACGAGCTCTCGATATCATCAAGCAAAACGTGCGCTGCCACCTTGGTGACCAACTTTACTCGCGTATTCCTCTGCAGCGCCAGTCGTTGCAAAACTTAGTAAGCGTTACAAAATTCCTCGAATCATTGCTTGCATGATCAGTAAGAGCCTTCAATCCCTTCGTCGCGCCGTCAGCGTGAATAACTACTTGAGTGAAAATGATCTTCTGCGCGATCCGGTTTACCGACGTCTGTGGCTTTCGATCCTGATTAGCACCTTTGGCGCCCAAATCACACTTTTAGCCTTACCCTTGACCGCTGCGGTGCTTCTCCATGCGACGCCGACGCAAATGGGGCTGCTTGCTTTTTTCGAACTCATCCCTTACGTATTGCTGTCCTTGCCTGCAGGTGTATGGCTAGACCGAATTCGCAAATTACCAGTTTACGTTGTCGGTGAAGTTGCCATTGCACTAGCGGTTGCCAGTGTCCCGGTGGCTTGGTGGCTCAACTCCTTGCATATTTACTGGCTGTACGTAGTGGGCTTCATCATCGGTGCCGTGAACACGACGGCCGGTACGGCGGCACAAATTGTGCTCACTCAGATTGTCCCGCGTGAGCGATTGATCGAAGCCCATGCCAAGAACGCCTTAGCCAGCTCAGGTGCCGAAGTTGCTGGACCAGCAACCGCTGGCGCGATTATCAAATTGCTTGGAGCACCTTTAGCATTGATCGCCGATGCGGTTTTACTGATCACATCCGCTACGATCTTGAGAAAAATCACCATTAATGAAACCATCGCTCCGACTACCGAATCCCACTTTTGGCGCGACCTGCGAGCAGGACTGAGCTTCGTTAAGAACAACCGAATTCTTGTGAATCTCGCCTTGATCGTCGGCGGTTGGCAGATTTCCTACAACGCCGCGTTGGTCGTTCAAATTTTGTTTGCTACTCGCACGCTCGGACTTTCCGAACATGCGGTCGGTCTCAGTTATGTGGCGATGGGCGTCGGAACCATTTTCGCGAGTGCTGTTGGTAACAAAATCAGTCAAACCAAGGGGCCAGGCTACTGCCTTACCCTCGGCATTTTTATCTGCGGATTTGGATGGTCGGTATTAGCACTCGCCCCCGCAAACTATTGGGGTATCGCGGCGTTTGCTTTGATGTTATTTTGTCTCGCCACTGGTGGTGTATTTATCTTTATTAATTTTCTTGCCTTACGCCAAAGTGTCACGCCGGAACATCTTCTAGGTCGTATGACGAGCACCATGCGTTGGCTGATCTTGATTCCTGCTGGGCCAGGCGCTTTGCTCGGAGGTTGGCTTGGTGAACATTATGGTTTGCGTGAGTCACTTGCATTTTCCGCGATATCCGTGCTGGTGGTCGGTGTGCTCGCCTGGCGCAATCAGACTATTCAAGGAATTAAAAGCTTACCGAAAGCAAGTGCGCACTGAAAGCGAACTGTGGCAATACAAACAAAGATCTTGCCAGACACATACAAAATTTGCACTTCACCACATAAACCCGCCATAATGCCAGCCATTCCATGATGCTAGATCTGTGTTGAGATACGAGGTTTGAGTACTCCAACTGAATTGAGTGATGTCGCTCAACTTTGTTGTACGAAGTCAAACTGATCTTAAGTGCACGACATATCCGATCATCGAATACATAAAATCTATAACGAGACTCTACCGAGGTTTATTATGTCGCAGGGCACCACCACGCCATTCCGCCCCTATATCCCAGATCAAGCAAATTTGCCTGAATTCACGCTGCGCTCGCTCTTGATGGGTACGATACTGGGTATGATTTTTGGCGCCTCATCGCTCTATTTGGTGCTCAAAGTTGGCCTTACAGTGAGTGCATCAATCCCCGTCGCAGTCATCGCCATTACCTTATTCAGGCTCGGTCATAAATTCGGCACTCGCGATTCAAGCATTCTTGAAAATAGCATCGCACAGACGGCAGGATCGGCTGGCGAATCCCTTGCATTTGGTTTGGGCGTAACCATGCCCGCGATCTTGATTTTAGGGTTTGATCTTGAAATCTTTCGCGTCATGTTGGTCGCGGTGCTCGGTGGATTGCTTGGCATCTTGTTGATGATCCCGATGCGCCGCACCATGATTGTGGAGAAGCATCACGAACTAAAATATCCAGAAGGTACCGCCTGTGCCGAAGTGCTTAAAGCGGCCGCGGACGACGCTTCACGCGCTGCGGCTGGGGAATCGAGCAACCCTAATGCGCAAGCAGATGCAAGTCGACGTGCGACAATTATTTTTGGTGGATTTATCGTCGGCTTGGTCTACAAGGTATGCAACATCGCGTTGAAAGGCTGGAAAGACACCGTCGACTTCGTCTTTTCTGCGCCTCTAAAAGGTGGTTCGATCGGATCGGAGATTTCACCCGAACTACTTGGTGTTGGTTACATCATTGGCCCACGCATAGCGGCTATCATGGCCGCGGGTGGCGTCCTATCCTATTTGCTGTTAATCCCGATGATCAAATTTTTCGGTGATGGTTTGCTAGTCCCATTAGCACCGGGCACAAAGCTCATCAACGCCATGAGTCCCAATGAAATCCGTGGGGCTTATGTTCTCTACATTGGTGCGGGAGCCGTTGCTGCAGGCGGTTTGATCAGTTTGATGCGAGCAATGCCTTTGATTTGGCGCAGTCTTTCGAGCGGCATCAGCGGCTTGACCGAAAAAAATATAAGCACTGAAACCAAGCATGAGATTCGTCGCACGGAACAAAGTCTGAGCATGAAATGGGTGGTAATCGGTTCCTTGGGCATTGTTGCGATGATTACCATCGCCACACCTTTACACATGAATGTCCTCGGAGCGCTTTTGATTCTTGTCTTTGGCTTTTTGTTCGCAACGGTTTCATCACAGCTGACTGGCCAAATTGGACAGTCTTCAAATCCAATCTCAGGTATGACGGTCGCAACATTACTGTTCACCTGCCTCATCTTCCTACTCATGGGATGGGTCGGTGGTCAATATTATGTGACTGCGTTATCGGTCGGTGCCATCGTCTGTATTGCATCAAGCGTCGCCGGTTGCACTTCACAAGATTTAAAAACAGGTCACTTAGTTGGATCAACTCCCAAATACCAACAATATGCCATTCTCATTGGTGCCTTCTGCTCTGCTTTGTTACTCGGCCCCATCCTGCTGAAACTCAACGATTCGAGTACTGTCTACGTACCGATCGCAGAAGTTGCACCTGGACTGCAAACCAACACCAACTCACTCAAAGAAAAAACAAATCTGATCGGGCCTCAAGGCGAGCAAGATAAAAATACTTACCTTGTCTGGCATAAGGCAGATAATAAAGACGCACCAGCAGGGAAATACCTAGTTGATCCACAAGGCACTGCAGTGTATTTAGTAGATCCCGGCATCAATGGCACACATAACAAGCGACCAGATGGCTCAGAAGTCAAAAAGTATGATGCCCCCAAAGCCGTGCTGATTTCATACATCATTAAAGGCATTCTCGATGCGGAATTACCTTGGGGCTTGGTTTTATTTGGCGTAATTATCGCGATCACCCTCGAAATGTCAGGCATCCCATCACTCGCGTTCGCAGTCGGTGTGTATCTGCCGCTCGCATCATCAGCCCCTCTTTTTATTGGCGGCATGGTGCGTTGGTTTGTTGACAGAAGGAATGCAAAATTAAGTCAATACAAAGGTCTTGACGAGGAACAAATGCAAGCAGCTGGTGACCGCAGCAATGGCGTCTTACTCTCGTCTGGCTATATTGCGGGTGGCGCGTTAGCGGGCATTGTGATTGCCTTTAGTGCGGGAATCATGACGGATTTCGACCGTACTATCACAACGTGGGCGAGCACCAACAATCCATTTTTCGAGGGCGCGAAATCCGACTGGCTCTCATTGATTCCATTCTCTTTGATTTGCTTAGGCCTCTATTTAATAGGCCGAGAGAAGGATACGAAAAGGGATATGAAATAGCTTTCAGAAGATAATCAGTCACTAACAAGTAAGGCACAATGATGAACACTACCCTTGACTGCAAAAACCAAACCGTCCAAGTCGGCGACATTGTTCGCGTAATCACCCTTGCCCCTGGGTTTATTAAGCAGTTTCCAGCTGATGAGAGAATCTTAATCGAATCGATGATCGGCAACTTCTTTAAAGTCATTGCCATTGAGGATGGTGCGGCCTGTGTGGAGCGCGAATGGCACAATGAGCGCGGCCAATTGCAAAGCCACGTTATCGGACTTGACAGCGAAGAGATGGAAAAAGTCTAGCGGCTCAACCAAAAAATCAAACGGCAATATAAGACAAAGGCGCCAAAAAGGCGCCTTTTGTTTTTTGTTTCGTGACGAAACTTACACTCAGTTAGCAATCACCTCGCGAATCGTCGCAGCTAATTCCTCCGCCACAAACTTTGCGACGTAAGCGTCAGCCCCAACACTGCGAACGTGATCTTCGTTTGTCGTACCAGAGAGTGAGGAATGAATAATCACAGGCAAACCTTTAAAACGATCATCTTGCTTGATATTGCGTGTAAGGGTAAATCCATCCATCTCAGGCATCTCGAGATCCGTCAGCACCAGTGCCACTTTATCGCGTAGATCCTTACCTTCTGCAACAGCTCCCGCCTGCATTACTTGCAACTTATCCCAGCATTCCTTGCCGGTTTTCGACATGATGTAAGGTGCGCCAATGGCATCCAAGGCTTGCCCAATCAATCCGCGGGCAACCGCTGAATCATCTGCAGCCATAATCACTGAACCAGGCTTCATTTTCAATTTCGCGCCAATTGTCTCAGAATCGACGTCCTTATTGCCCTTCGGTGCAATCTGACGCAAGATTTGCTCGACGTCCAAGACCTGCGCCAAACGGGTGTCTTCGGCATCACCATCAAGACGTGCGATACTCGTAACTAAACCACCAGCAGCGCTTGATTCCGCTGAGAGAACATGGCTCCAATCGAGACGGACAATTTCTTCAACCGACTCCACCGCGAAGCCTTGAGTAGACCGAGCAAACTCAGTCACCAGCATGATGTTTAAACCAGATTTCGGTGTGCGCCCGACCACCGATGGCAAATCAATCACTGGAATAATTTGACCACGCAGATTCACCACCCCCAAGTTGTGGGGCAAAGCACCAGCGACCGCCGTAATTTCCGGCATAGCCACAATCTCCCGTACCTTGAAAACATTAATCCCGAACAGCTCAGAACGCTCATTCACGGTATCAACGCCAAGTCTGAACAACAATAACTCGAACTTATTCGAGGAAATCAAATTGGTACGTTCATCAACTTCGTGTTGTACAGTACTCATGTTCATCATCCTTATAGG encodes the following:
- the dcd gene encoding dCTP deaminase; translation: MSIKSDKWIRRMAEEHGMIEPYEPGQIRQANGQKIVSYGTSSYGYDIRCADEFKIFTNINSTIVDPKNFDEKSFVDFKGDVCIIPPNSFALARTVEYFRIPRSVLTICLGKSTYARCGIIVNVTPFEPEWEGYVTLEFSNTTPLPAKIYAGEGCAQVLFFEGDELCETSYKDRGGKYQGQVGVTLPKT
- a CDS encoding XdhC family protein gives rise to the protein MESVDLEVLRTCATWLEQGKRCELVTVVKTWGSSPRPEGSMLALGEGGLVVGSISGGCIEDDLIAQVQEHGFRRQVPELLTYGVSADQAHRFGLPCGGTIQLLIEPLSERSRIADLLFMLREHRLVQRSLELANGAVSLIQVARDRGLSLSDTHLNTAHGPRWRLLVIGAGQMSRFLASIAVGLDFEVTVCDPREEYHETWPLDGVRLSREMPDDIVMSMQLDQRSAVVALTHDPKLDDLAIMEALKSEAFFVGAIGSRINNAKRRERLALFDLNEEQISRLKGPVGIYIGSKTPPEIAVSIMAEIIAVKNGVKIPKEIEVGFVKEQEKGSNGSS
- a CDS encoding DUF1653 domain-containing protein, whose protein sequence is MFRKPLVVLDFETSGMSPEHGGRVTEVAAIRIEGDQLTERFVSLVNADVTIPSFITQLTGITQAMVDQAPSVDEVIPKLIEFIGEDYLVAHNASFDEKFLFAEAQLCQQLPRHRGTICSVKLARRLRPGFESYSLGPLALRLGIKFSGRAHRAEADAEVTAHLMLNLGQHLIRSHSLQNAQIDAIDPELLVQVTRLKATKVPTYIASWCTESVVAAATLHNSNTGKNKVQIAEPKEQGKQFMNHHDHSKHEPVNVPAPKPIRFRHYKGGIYELVGEATQESDLSPVIVYRSHDGSMWTRPRAVFFEMLNIDGRQVQRFTQIEE
- a CDS encoding MFS transporter, with amino-acid sequence MISKSLQSLRRAVSVNNYLSENDLLRDPVYRRLWLSILISTFGAQITLLALPLTAAVLLHATPTQMGLLAFFELIPYVLLSLPAGVWLDRIRKLPVYVVGEVAIALAVASVPVAWWLNSLHIYWLYVVGFIIGAVNTTAGTAAQIVLTQIVPRERLIEAHAKNALASSGAEVAGPATAGAIIKLLGAPLALIADAVLLITSATILRKITINETIAPTTESHFWRDLRAGLSFVKNNRILVNLALIVGGWQISYNAALVVQILFATRTLGLSEHAVGLSYVAMGVGTIFASAVGNKISQTKGPGYCLTLGIFICGFGWSVLALAPANYWGIAAFALMLFCLATGGVFIFINFLALRQSVTPEHLLGRMTSTMRWLILIPAGPGALLGGWLGEHYGLRESLAFSAISVLVVGVLAWRNQTIQGIKSLPKASAH
- a CDS encoding OPT family oligopeptide transporter, which encodes MSQGTTTPFRPYIPDQANLPEFTLRSLLMGTILGMIFGASSLYLVLKVGLTVSASIPVAVIAITLFRLGHKFGTRDSSILENSIAQTAGSAGESLAFGLGVTMPAILILGFDLEIFRVMLVAVLGGLLGILLMIPMRRTMIVEKHHELKYPEGTACAEVLKAAADDASRAAAGESSNPNAQADASRRATIIFGGFIVGLVYKVCNIALKGWKDTVDFVFSAPLKGGSIGSEISPELLGVGYIIGPRIAAIMAAGGVLSYLLLIPMIKFFGDGLLVPLAPGTKLINAMSPNEIRGAYVLYIGAGAVAAGGLISLMRAMPLIWRSLSSGISGLTEKNISTETKHEIRRTEQSLSMKWVVIGSLGIVAMITIATPLHMNVLGALLILVFGFLFATVSSQLTGQIGQSSNPISGMTVATLLFTCLIFLLMGWVGGQYYVTALSVGAIVCIASSVAGCTSQDLKTGHLVGSTPKYQQYAILIGAFCSALLLGPILLKLNDSSTVYVPIAEVAPGLQTNTNSLKEKTNLIGPQGEQDKNTYLVWHKADNKDAPAGKYLVDPQGTAVYLVDPGINGTHNKRPDGSEVKKYDAPKAVLISYIIKGILDAELPWGLVLFGVIIAITLEMSGIPSLAFAVGVYLPLASSAPLFIGGMVRWFVDRRNAKLSQYKGLDEEQMQAAGDRSNGVLLSSGYIAGGALAGIVIAFSAGIMTDFDRTITTWASTNNPFFEGAKSDWLSLIPFSLICLGLYLIGREKDTKRDMK
- a CDS encoding chemotaxis protein, producing the protein MSTVQHEVDERTNLISSNKFELLLFRLGVDTVNERSELFGINVFKVREIVAMPEITAVAGALPHNLGVVNLRGQIIPVIDLPSVVGRTPKSGLNIMLVTEFARSTQGFAVESVEEIVRLDWSHVLSAESSAAGGLVTSIARLDGDAEDTRLAQVLDVEQILRQIAPKGNKDVDSETIGAKLKMKPGSVIMAADDSAVARGLIGQALDAIGAPYIMSKTGKECWDKLQVMQAGAVAEGKDLRDKVALVLTDLEMPEMDGFTLTRNIKQDDRFKGLPVIIHSSLSGTTNEDHVRSVGADAYVAKFVAEELAATIREVIAN